Proteins found in one Desulfovibrio sp. genomic segment:
- a CDS encoding anthranilate synthase component I family protein, which translates to MIELLQEAKWLPADVQTPISLYLGLVGDRPGILFESAEVDGRLGRYSILAWDFRLTASCQDGKLTLTTRDDRLKSLEELSGRPFLDGVRELMAAITVTPPAGFEDLPGITRGLYGYFGYGSAALFMPKVARVIPPKDVDCTLVLPGHVVLFDHLRHRCCLLSLGGGMRPKLDASAVLRTMDTPEMGGVLHHPGEQAFLAGVRKAKEMIHQGECIQVVLSNRFHAPFNGDPFAVYRRLRQVNPSPYMFFVRLPRITLVGSSPEFLVRCVNGTLTTAPIAGTRPRGKDELQDEHFAQDLLADPKERAEHVMLVDLGRNDLGRIAKPGSVQVEKFMQVEKFSHVLHMTSYVTAKLKDGLDALDVIGSVFPAGTVSGAPKVRAMEIIAETETIARGPYAGAIGWLGLDKGRVDLDTGILIRSMWFKDGMVQWQTGAGIVFDSDPDKEWQEVHNKARVLAEVLAGQEEGDVFAHR; encoded by the coding sequence ATGATCGAGTTATTGCAGGAAGCCAAGTGGCTGCCCGCCGACGTGCAGACGCCCATCAGCCTGTACCTGGGTCTGGTGGGGGACAGGCCGGGCATTCTCTTCGAGTCCGCCGAGGTGGACGGACGCCTGGGCCGCTACTCGATCCTGGCATGGGATTTCAGGCTCACAGCCAGCTGCCAGGACGGAAAACTCACCCTCACCACCAGGGACGATCGCCTAAAATCACTGGAAGAGTTGAGCGGCCGCCCCTTCCTGGACGGCGTGCGCGAGCTCATGGCCGCCATCACCGTGACCCCACCCGCCGGGTTCGAAGATCTTCCCGGCATCACACGCGGGCTTTACGGCTACTTCGGCTACGGCTCGGCCGCGCTGTTCATGCCCAAGGTGGCTAGGGTCATCCCGCCCAAGGACGTGGACTGCACTCTGGTTCTGCCGGGCCATGTGGTGCTCTTCGACCACCTGCGCCATCGCTGCTGCCTGTTGTCTCTTGGCGGAGGCATGCGCCCCAAGCTGGACGCTTCGGCCGTACTGCGCACCATGGACACTCCGGAGATGGGCGGCGTGCTGCACCATCCCGGGGAGCAGGCCTTCCTGGCCGGGGTGCGCAAGGCCAAGGAAATGATCCACCAGGGCGAATGCATCCAGGTGGTTCTTTCCAACCGCTTCCACGCCCCGTTCAATGGCGACCCCTTCGCGGTCTACCGGCGCCTGCGCCAGGTGAATCCCTCCCCCTACATGTTCTTCGTGCGGCTGCCACGGATCACCCTGGTGGGGTCCTCGCCGGAGTTTCTGGTGCGCTGCGTGAACGGCACCCTGACCACGGCGCCCATCGCCGGCACCCGCCCGCGCGGCAAGGACGAGCTCCAGGACGAACATTTCGCGCAGGATCTTCTGGCCGACCCCAAGGAACGCGCCGAGCACGTGATGCTGGTGGATCTTGGCCGAAACGACCTGGGCCGCATCGCCAAGCCCGGCAGCGTGCAGGTGGAAAAATTCATGCAGGTGGAGAAGTTCTCCCACGTGCTGCACATGACCTCCTACGTCACAGCCAAGCTAAAAGACGGCCTGGACGCCCTGGACGTCATCGGCTCCGTTTTCCCGGCCGGGACCGTTTCCGGCGCCCCCAAGGTCCGGGCCATGGAGATCATCGCCGAAACCGAGACCATAGCCCGCGGCCCCTATGCCGGAGCCATCGGCTGGCTGGGCCTGGACAAGGGTCGGGTCGACCTGGACACCGGCATACTCATCCGCTCCATGTGGTTCAAGGACGGCATGGTGCAGTGGCAGACAGGGGCCGGGATCGTGTTCGATTCCGACCCGGACAAGGAATGGCAGGAAGTGCACAACAAGGCCCGGGTGCTGGCCGAGGTTCTGGCCGGACAGGAGGAAGGCGATGTTTTTGCTCATAGATAA
- a CDS encoding prephenate dehydrogenase yields the protein MGRLFVSRCRREGLACHELDAPLTSEAAERALPRSDLVLLCVPAQAMAQVISELTPHLPKGCIVADICSVKVKPLEEMMLLHAGPVVGTHPLFGPKPQEGDELRVAVCPGRGEEALRQVEELLKRLGFSTFTDTAQEHDKAMAYVQGLNFISTVAYLAAQASHEEFDRYLTPSFRRRLDAAKKLILEDADLFRLIFEANPYSLEAVRSYRNYLNVAAGGDLELLVERAKGWWKDAAAGTCPARRPKDGI from the coding sequence ATGGGGCGGCTCTTCGTCAGCCGCTGCCGCCGGGAGGGTCTGGCCTGCCACGAGCTGGACGCGCCGCTTACAAGCGAAGCCGCCGAGCGGGCCCTGCCCCGCTCGGACCTGGTGCTCCTGTGTGTTCCGGCCCAGGCCATGGCCCAGGTGATAAGCGAACTCACGCCCCACCTGCCCAAGGGATGCATCGTGGCGGACATATGTTCAGTGAAGGTGAAGCCTCTGGAAGAGATGATGCTTCTGCACGCCGGCCCGGTGGTAGGCACGCATCCGCTGTTTGGCCCCAAGCCCCAGGAGGGCGACGAGCTCAGGGTGGCGGTGTGCCCCGGCCGGGGGGAAGAAGCCCTGCGCCAGGTGGAGGAGCTCCTGAAACGTCTGGGATTCTCCACGTTCACTGACACGGCCCAGGAGCACGACAAGGCCATGGCCTACGTGCAGGGGCTCAACTTCATCTCCACGGTGGCCTATCTGGCGGCCCAGGCCAGCCATGAGGAATTCGACCGCTACCTCACCCCGTCCTTTCGGCGGCGCCTGGATGCGGCCAAGAAGCTCATCCTTGAGGACGCGGACCTCTTCAGGCTCATTTTCGAGGCCAATCCGTACAGCCTGGAGGCGGTGCGCTCTTACCGCAACTATCTGAACGTGGCTGCGGGCGGCGACCTGGAGCTCCTGGTGGAGCGGGCCAAAGGCTGGTGGAAAGACGCCGCGGCCGGGACATGCCCGGCAAGACGTCCAAAGGACGGTATATAA
- the aroA gene encoding 3-phosphoshikimate 1-carboxyvinyltransferase, whose product MPSAIDIKAPASKSVSHRAFICAALADGESLVKDALESDDLIRTRRCLAACGAVFKNTYRGWEITGIGGQPRGGAETPADCNVGESGTTCRLLTAVLAAGKGLFRIHGEGRMHDRPIGQLTDAIKHLGPAFDWEGKPGYPPVVIRTTGFAGGEITIPLDESSQYLSGILLGAPLAAGPLLVGIGGDKVVSWPYVSLTLMAMADFGLEVAVEALEDAAWVRKAFTEVTAVKPGMLRFRVEPGSYRARTYTVEGDWSNASYFLAAGAVGKKPVHVRGLRRDSLQGDKAILDILARMGASVVWDAEGVTVSRTGSGLHGVELDMGSCPDLVPTVCAVAAQATGTTTIRNVAHLRIKESDRLQACADELRKIGSAVETFEDGLSVTARPISSGQAVDFCTYGDHRMAMSLSLLELAGVDVRLDKPACVAKSFPGFWDQWRHVR is encoded by the coding sequence ATGCCATCCGCAATAGACATCAAGGCTCCGGCCTCGAAATCCGTCTCGCACCGGGCGTTCATCTGCGCTGCCCTGGCCGACGGCGAATCCCTGGTCAAAGACGCCCTGGAATCGGACGACCTCATCCGCACCCGGCGCTGCCTGGCCGCCTGCGGGGCAGTCTTCAAAAACACCTACCGGGGCTGGGAAATCACCGGCATCGGCGGTCAGCCCAGGGGCGGAGCCGAAACACCGGCCGATTGCAACGTGGGCGAATCCGGCACCACCTGCCGACTGCTCACAGCTGTACTGGCAGCGGGCAAGGGGCTTTTCCGCATTCATGGCGAAGGCCGCATGCACGATCGCCCCATCGGCCAGCTGACCGACGCGATCAAGCACCTCGGTCCCGCCTTCGACTGGGAGGGCAAGCCCGGCTACCCGCCCGTGGTCATCCGCACCACAGGCTTCGCTGGCGGCGAGATCACCATCCCCCTGGACGAGTCCAGCCAGTACCTCTCGGGCATCCTGCTTGGCGCGCCCTTGGCCGCCGGTCCCCTGTTGGTGGGCATCGGAGGGGACAAGGTGGTCTCCTGGCCCTACGTGTCGCTCACGCTCATGGCCATGGCCGACTTCGGCCTGGAGGTGGCGGTGGAGGCCCTCGAAGACGCCGCATGGGTGCGCAAGGCCTTTACCGAAGTGACCGCTGTCAAGCCAGGCATGCTCCGGTTCCGGGTCGAACCGGGCAGCTACCGGGCCAGGACCTATACGGTGGAGGGCGACTGGTCCAACGCGTCCTACTTTTTGGCCGCCGGGGCGGTGGGCAAGAAGCCTGTGCATGTGCGCGGCCTGCGCCGGGATTCGCTCCAGGGGGACAAGGCCATCCTGGACATCCTGGCCCGCATGGGCGCAAGCGTGGTCTGGGACGCCGAAGGCGTGACCGTCTCCCGCACCGGCTCGGGCCTTCATGGAGTTGAGCTCGACATGGGTTCCTGCCCGGACCTGGTGCCCACGGTCTGCGCCGTGGCCGCCCAGGCGACGGGCACCACCACCATCCGAAACGTTGCCCATCTGCGAATCAAGGAGTCGGACCGACTCCAGGCCTGCGCCGACGAGCTGCGCAAGATCGGATCCGCTGTGGAAACCTTCGAAGACGGCCTGTCCGTGACCGCGCGGCCCATTTCGTCCGGTCAGGCCGTGGACTTCTGTACCTACGGCGACCACCGCATGGCCATGAGCCTGTCGCTTCTGGAACTGGCCGGGGTGGACGTTCGCCTGGACAAACCGGCCTGTGTGGCCAAGAGCTTCCCGGGCTTCTGGGACCAGTGGAGGCATGTGCGTTGA
- the pheA gene encoding prephenate dehydratase produces the protein MTSDLNDPADPARDLPLDGVREAIDQVDQDLLNLLNRRAELSIEVGRLKAGSDDPVFKPFREKEVLEKLSRLNPGPMPEEHLRAIYREIMSSSRRLQRTQKVAYLGPEGTFSYFAAVSYLGKSADFEPRKTIDEVFEAVSLRDAELGVIPLENSLQGTVGQSLDLFMRHEVFIQAELYCKISHSLLSKGTDISRIEEVYSHPQPLAQCGAWLKAHLPMARIVPTDSTAAAARRVLYNPKAAAIGHVKLSEMLGLTVLASRIEDLPDNWTRFLVIGPSETKSGNRDKTSVLFTLPDKPGALSAVLNKLAGEGINLTKLESRPLRGEKWKYVFFADLQCDLGRDEFGKMLGELRNELHSLRILGSYPAGPHLDVSGTAVVERG, from the coding sequence ATGACAAGCGACTTAAACGACCCCGCCGATCCGGCGCGCGACCTTCCCCTGGACGGCGTGCGCGAGGCCATCGACCAGGTGGACCAGGACCTCCTGAACCTGCTCAACCGCAGGGCCGAGCTGTCCATCGAGGTGGGCAGGCTCAAGGCCGGAAGCGACGACCCCGTGTTCAAGCCCTTCCGCGAGAAGGAAGTGCTGGAAAAGCTCTCGCGCTTAAACCCCGGCCCCATGCCCGAGGAGCACCTTCGGGCCATCTACCGGGAGATCATGTCCAGCTCGCGCAGGCTCCAGCGCACCCAGAAGGTGGCCTACCTGGGCCCGGAGGGGACCTTTTCCTACTTTGCGGCCGTCTCCTATCTGGGCAAGAGCGCGGACTTCGAGCCCCGCAAGACCATCGACGAGGTCTTCGAGGCCGTGAGCCTGCGCGACGCGGAGCTTGGCGTCATTCCCTTGGAGAATTCGCTCCAGGGAACCGTGGGCCAGAGCCTGGATCTGTTCATGCGCCACGAGGTGTTCATCCAGGCCGAGCTCTACTGCAAGATAAGCCATTCCCTGCTCTCCAAGGGGACGGACATCTCGCGCATCGAGGAGGTCTACTCCCACCCGCAGCCCCTGGCCCAGTGCGGGGCCTGGCTCAAGGCCCACCTGCCCATGGCCCGCATCGTTCCCACGGACTCCACTGCCGCGGCCGCGCGCCGTGTGCTCTACAACCCCAAGGCAGCGGCCATCGGGCATGTGAAGCTCTCCGAGATGCTTGGGCTTACCGTGCTGGCCAGCCGCATCGAGGACCTGCCGGACAACTGGACCCGCTTTTTGGTCATCGGGCCCTCCGAGACCAAGTCCGGCAACCGCGACAAAACATCTGTGCTGTTCACCCTGCCGGACAAGCCCGGAGCGCTTTCGGCCGTGCTCAACAAGCTGGCCGGGGAAGGCATCAACCTGACCAAGCTCGAGTCGCGCCCGCTGCGCGGCGAGAAATGGAAGTACGTGTTTTTCGCCGACCTGCAGTGCGACCTGGGCCGTGATGAATTTGGGAAGATGCTCGGCGAATTACGCAATGAATTGCACAGTCTGCGCATCCTGGGCAGCTACCCGGCCGGGCCGCACCTGGACGTGTCCGGCACCGCCGTGGTGGAGAGGGGGTGA